In a genomic window of Aeromicrobium panaciterrae:
- a CDS encoding DUF4242 domain-containing protein — protein MPLYMDVHEKLPEGAGPADVAEAHKADLATQGAYGVQYLQYWVDEANGKAFCLVDAPDPDAAIAVHREAHGLVADRIYPVVEGI, from the coding sequence ATGCCGCTCTACATGGATGTTCACGAGAAGCTCCCGGAAGGCGCTGGGCCCGCGGATGTGGCTGAGGCGCACAAGGCCGACCTTGCAACGCAGGGCGCCTACGGCGTCCAGTACCTGCAGTACTGGGTCGACGAAGCCAACGGCAAGGCGTTCTGCCTCGTCGATGCGCCGGACCCCGACGCCGCGATCGCTGTGCACCGCGAGGCGCACGGTCTCGTCGCGGACCGCATCTATCCGGTGGTCGAGGGCATCTGA